The Pantoea vagans genome includes a window with the following:
- a CDS encoding alpha-E domain-containing protein has protein sequence MLSRTASGLYWMARYLERAEQLARVLDVTNRLSLMPVRNSHGDELLLPLNLTGTRQLFETLNGRFTMPQLFNFFALDDRNPSSIFSCWQEAWNNAHAVRGSLSSEVWESINSTWIEMRNTRRRGITSANADSFFDWVKERSHLFRGAMFGTLLRGDAMSFIRIGTLMERSDGTARLLSVNQQLLEQNPDSVREYYCLDSLLRAVSAREAYNAIFKQQLMPDLVNEMLILRSESPRSLHSCIEEIATQLEQIGSSGEDRPRYLATVLLAEMRFSTWESLTREGLYSWLNHFLSQINALAESINQTYLEAK, from the coding sequence ATGCTAAGCCGCACGGCCAGTGGCCTTTACTGGATGGCGCGCTATCTGGAGCGCGCAGAACAACTCGCCCGGGTGTTGGATGTGACCAACCGCCTGTCGCTGATGCCGGTACGTAACAGCCACGGTGATGAACTGCTGTTGCCACTGAATCTCACCGGCACACGACAGTTGTTTGAAACCCTCAACGGGCGCTTCACCATGCCGCAGTTGTTTAACTTCTTTGCCCTAGATGACCGTAATCCCAGCAGCATTTTCAGTTGCTGGCAGGAGGCGTGGAACAATGCGCACGCGGTGCGCGGCAGCTTGTCATCGGAAGTGTGGGAGAGCATCAACTCCACGTGGATTGAGATGCGAAACACGCGGCGACGCGGCATCACCAGTGCCAATGCCGACAGCTTTTTTGACTGGGTGAAAGAGCGCTCCCATCTGTTTCGCGGCGCGATGTTTGGCACCCTGTTGCGTGGGGATGCCATGAGTTTTATTCGCATCGGCACCTTAATGGAACGCAGTGACGGCACCGCGCGTTTACTCAGCGTCAATCAGCAGTTGCTGGAGCAGAATCCCGATTCGGTGCGTGAATATTATTGTCTCGACTCGTTATTGCGCGCCGTATCGGCCCGTGAAGCCTACAACGCGATCTTCAAGCAGCAACTGATGCCGGATCTGGTCAATGAGATGCTGATCCTGCGCAGCGAAAGTCCGCGATCGCTGCACTCCTGCATTGAAGAGATCGCCACGCAGCTGGAGCAGATCGGCAGCAGCGGTGAGGATCGCCCGCGTTATCTGGCCACGGTGCTGCTAGCGGAGATGCGCTTTAGCACCTGGGAGAGCCTGACGCGTGAAGGGTTGTACAGCTGGCTTAATCACTTTCTTTCGCAGATCAACGCGTTGGCGGAAAGCATCAATCAAACCTATCTGGAGGCGAAATGA
- a CDS encoding transglutaminase family protein, translating to MRLNIEHKTWYAYEQQVKLSTQYLRLTPQNSVHQQILSWDLDLPCEATRTLDAYGNVMHVLTLDTPHQQLEIAARGVVDILDAGELSPDPECTLSPLVFLRATPLTLPDAAIRDFALRYWHAEKPLASLEKLMGELLLKMPYRPGSTQVSDAAAKVFAAGSGVCQDHSHVFLACCRSLGIPARYVSGYLYTDNVEHVATHAWVEAWMDGNWHSFDITNNTRSTRQHLRLAVGVDYLDACPVRGMRLGGGGEDMLAVAAVQQVHPQQ from the coding sequence ATGAGACTGAATATCGAGCATAAAACCTGGTATGCCTATGAGCAGCAGGTGAAACTCAGCACCCAGTATCTGCGCCTGACGCCGCAAAATTCAGTGCACCAGCAGATTCTGTCCTGGGATCTGGATCTGCCCTGCGAAGCCACGCGGACTCTGGATGCATATGGCAATGTGATGCATGTGTTAACCCTGGATACGCCGCATCAGCAGTTGGAGATTGCGGCGCGCGGGGTGGTGGATATTCTGGATGCCGGTGAACTGTCGCCGGATCCCGAATGCACCTTGTCGCCGTTGGTGTTTTTGCGCGCCACGCCGCTGACACTGCCAGATGCGGCTATTCGTGATTTCGCGCTGCGCTACTGGCATGCGGAAAAGCCCCTCGCCAGCCTGGAAAAACTGATGGGCGAACTGTTGTTGAAAATGCCTTATCGGCCAGGTAGCACTCAGGTGAGCGATGCCGCAGCGAAAGTATTTGCCGCCGGCAGCGGCGTTTGCCAGGATCACAGCCACGTGTTTCTGGCGTGCTGCCGTAGCCTCGGGATTCCTGCACGCTATGTCAGTGGTTATCTCTATACTGATAATGTTGAACACGTTGCCACCCACGCTTGGGTAGAAGCCTGGATGGATGGCAATTGGCACAGCTTTGATATCACCAATAATACTCGCAGTACGCGCCAACATTTGCGTCTGGCGGTGGGTGTGGATTATCTCGATGCTTGTCCAGTGCGTGGTATGCGACTGGGCGGCGGCGGTGAAGATATGCTGGCGGTAGCCGCGGTGCAGCAGGTGCATCCGCAGCAGTAA
- a CDS encoding proteasome-type protease, with product MTYCVAMRLSSGMIFVSDSRTNAGVDHISSFRKLHVFQVDDERTLVLQSAGNLATTQSVMSLLRRNSHDSDQPNLLNGRSLYDIALLVGETLREVIKRDGEEFGGTLLLGGQIRGEEPRLFQIYPQGNFIEASVDTPYFQIGESKYGKPIIDRVLRYETPLSQAMQCALISMDSTLASNISVGLPLDVMIYHTDTFSDNEQYHITEQHPYFSQIRQLWSKGLLSVFSQLPPLKL from the coding sequence ATGACTTATTGTGTGGCAATGCGTTTATCGTCAGGGATGATTTTTGTGTCGGATTCACGCACCAATGCGGGCGTCGACCATATTTCCTCGTTCCGTAAATTGCACGTGTTTCAGGTTGATGATGAACGCACTCTGGTGCTGCAAAGTGCCGGAAATCTGGCGACCACGCAAAGCGTCATGAGCCTGCTGCGGCGCAACAGCCATGACAGCGATCAGCCCAATTTGTTGAATGGGCGATCGCTGTATGACATTGCGCTGCTGGTGGGTGAAACCCTACGTGAAGTGATTAAACGTGATGGCGAAGAGTTTGGCGGCACGCTGCTGTTAGGCGGCCAGATTCGCGGTGAAGAGCCGCGCCTGTTTCAGATCTATCCGCAAGGCAACTTCATTGAAGCCAGCGTGGATACACCCTATTTCCAGATTGGTGAGAGCAAATACGGCAAGCCAATTATTGACCGGGTGCTGCGCTATGAAACGCCATTGAGCCAGGCGATGCAATGTGCGCTGATTTCAATGGATTCAACGCTGGCGAGTAATATTTCAGTCGGGCTGCCACTGGATGTGATGATTTATCACACCGATACCTTCAGTGATAACGAGCAGTATCATATCACTGAACAGCATCCCTATTTTTCGCAGATTCGTCAGCTGTGGAGCAAAGGTTTGCTGAGTGTTTTCTCGCAGTTACCGCCGTTGAAGCTGTAA
- a CDS encoding lysophospholipid acyltransferase family protein, whose amino-acid sequence MFSVDQLLDTYWPGHHPANWQKRLLKWAVREHEFQSFADRYRHLKGVDMVEQVLEHLDVRCELSERDLEQIPTQGPVVIVANHPLGALDGLALLAAVSQVRRDVKIVANRMLMMLEPINNLMLPVDNMGNRTSREQLSRMQQHLDNQGALIIFPAGEVSRLGTQGVRDSKWHHSFLRLAARARAPIVPVHVVGRNSLAFYAAAKIASPLALLMLVREMFRQRGSRIKLHIGEQIPFANWHDGHTPGKELAKRLRKHLYRIGQGRRGLFLTEAAIARPEDRAELKKALMESERLGSLPDGKQIYLWRRNGATWVPLLRELGRLREIAFRAVGEGSGRRRDLDKYDDDYYHLILWDDDALEIVGAYRFIPGAEQLNRRGLEGIYSDSLFHYDERMLPIINQGLELGRSFIQPAYWGKRGLDYLWMGIGAYIAKYPETRYLFGPVSISGGMPLAARDLLVAFYRMYFPTELPLAKSRRPYPASLPEVLAQFTGDNYTEDLRRLKHLLANLGTAIPTLYKQYSEVCEPGGVQFIDFGSDPDFNNCIDGLVLVDLTRVKPSRYERYIGMHLQPQDMA is encoded by the coding sequence ATGTTCTCTGTTGATCAACTTCTCGATACTTACTGGCCAGGCCATCACCCCGCGAACTGGCAAAAACGCCTGCTGAAATGGGCGGTTCGCGAACATGAATTCCAATCCTTTGCTGACCGTTATCGCCACCTGAAAGGGGTGGATATGGTTGAGCAAGTGCTGGAGCACCTGGATGTGCGCTGTGAATTAAGTGAACGCGATCTGGAGCAGATCCCGACTCAAGGCCCGGTGGTGATTGTAGCTAACCATCCGCTGGGTGCGTTGGACGGTCTGGCGCTGTTGGCGGCGGTCTCTCAGGTGCGTCGCGACGTGAAAATTGTTGCGAACCGCATGTTGATGATGCTGGAACCGATCAACAACCTGATGTTACCCGTGGATAACATGGGTAACCGCACCAGCCGTGAACAGCTGTCACGCATGCAGCAGCATCTCGACAATCAAGGTGCGCTGATTATCTTCCCAGCGGGTGAAGTCTCACGCCTTGGCACTCAGGGCGTACGCGACAGCAAATGGCACCACAGCTTCCTACGTCTGGCGGCGCGTGCTCGCGCCCCGATTGTGCCGGTGCACGTGGTGGGTCGTAACAGCCTCGCATTTTACGCGGCGGCAAAAATTGCCTCGCCGCTGGCGCTGCTGATGCTGGTGCGCGAGATGTTTCGTCAGCGCGGTTCCCGCATCAAGCTGCACATCGGTGAGCAAATTCCCTTCGCCAACTGGCACGACGGCCACACGCCGGGTAAAGAGCTGGCAAAACGGCTGCGCAAACATCTCTATCGCATTGGTCAGGGGCGGCGCGGTTTGTTCCTGACAGAAGCGGCGATCGCGCGTCCGGAAGATCGTGCCGAACTGAAAAAAGCGCTAATGGAGAGTGAGCGACTTGGCTCGCTGCCGGATGGCAAGCAGATCTATCTGTGGCGACGTAACGGGGCCACCTGGGTGCCGCTGTTACGCGAACTGGGACGCCTGCGCGAGATTGCTTTTCGCGCGGTAGGTGAGGGCAGCGGCCGCCGCCGTGACCTCGATAAATACGATGATGATTACTATCACCTGATTTTATGGGATGACGATGCGCTGGAGATCGTCGGGGCGTACCGCTTCATTCCGGGGGCCGAGCAGTTAAATCGTCGTGGCCTGGAAGGCATTTACAGCGACAGCCTGTTCCACTACGACGAGCGCATGCTGCCGATCATCAATCAAGGGCTGGAACTCGGGCGCAGCTTTATTCAGCCCGCCTACTGGGGTAAACGTGGTCTGGATTATCTGTGGATGGGGATTGGTGCCTACATCGCTAAATACCCGGAAACCCGCTACCTGTTCGGCCCGGTATCGATTTCCGGTGGCATGCCACTGGCCGCGCGCGATCTGTTAGTGGCGTTCTACCGCATGTACTTCCCGACCGAGTTGCCGCTGGCGAAGTCACGCCGACCGTATCCGGCTTCGTTGCCAGAGGTGCTGGCGCAGTTCACCGGGGATAATTACACGGAAGATTTACGTCGCCTCAAGCATCTGCTGGCAAACCTGGGCACCGCGATTCCAACGCTCTATAAGCAGTACTCAGAGGTGTGCGAACCGGGAGGAGTGCAGTTTATTGATTTCGGCAGCGATCCCGATTTCAACAACTGTATTGACGGGTTGGTGTTGGTGGATCTGACACGCGTTAAGCCATCCCGTTATGAGCGTTATATCGGCATGCATTTGCAACCGCAGGATATGGCATAA
- a CDS encoding ABC transporter ATP-binding protein yields MATITLRGLCKSFAAQPVLQDISLQIAQGEFIAVLGPSGCGKTTLLRLLAGFETADAGEIHVGERCFAAPGVHLPPEDRQLGVVFQSYALWPHMTVAENVCYSLKVNGVARQERDSRTQQALELVGLEKFAARRPADLSGGQRQRVALARCLVAQPTLVLLDEPLANLDVHLRATMEEEFRRFHRHSHATLIYITHDQHEAMALADRIVVMDGGRVMQFATPQTLWREPANAMVAGFIDDGKVLPVSDIEPCADGHAFATLCGLRVTLRCAPDQRPMPHGHASFHAVDFRLAQPDEPQFAVHVQRVIYRGGHYQIDVAPVAAPDTSITLLSDTPLPVIDATLGVALRDGWILPS; encoded by the coding sequence ATGGCAACGATCACACTTCGCGGGTTGTGCAAATCTTTCGCCGCCCAACCGGTACTGCAAGATATCTCTCTGCAGATTGCGCAGGGCGAGTTTATCGCCGTGCTCGGCCCGTCCGGCTGCGGCAAAACCACCTTATTACGCTTACTCGCCGGGTTTGAAACCGCCGATGCCGGTGAAATCCACGTTGGCGAACGCTGCTTTGCGGCACCGGGTGTGCATCTGCCGCCGGAAGATCGTCAACTCGGCGTGGTATTCCAGAGTTATGCGCTGTGGCCTCATATGACGGTGGCAGAAAACGTCTGCTACAGCCTCAAAGTCAACGGTGTGGCGCGTCAAGAACGCGACAGCCGCACCCAGCAAGCGCTGGAACTGGTGGGCTTGGAGAAATTTGCCGCCCGGCGTCCGGCGGATCTCTCTGGCGGTCAGCGTCAGCGTGTGGCACTCGCCCGCTGCCTGGTGGCCCAGCCCACGCTGGTGCTGCTCGACGAACCGCTTGCCAACCTCGATGTGCATCTGCGTGCCACCATGGAAGAGGAGTTCCGCCGCTTCCATCGTCACAGCCACGCTACCTTGATTTACATCACCCACGATCAGCACGAAGCGATGGCGCTGGCCGATCGCATTGTGGTGATGGATGGCGGCCGCGTCATGCAATTCGCCACACCCCAAACCCTGTGGCGCGAACCGGCGAACGCCATGGTCGCGGGATTTATCGATGACGGCAAAGTGCTGCCGGTCAGTGACATTGAACCCTGCGCTGACGGCCACGCCTTTGCCACGCTGTGCGGCCTGCGCGTGACGTTGCGCTGCGCACCCGATCAGCGTCCGATGCCCCACGGCCACGCCAGTTTTCACGCGGTGGATTTCCGCCTGGCACAGCCGGACGAGCCACAATTCGCGGTGCATGTTCAGCGGGTTATCTATCGCGGCGGGCACTATCAGATCGATGTCGCCCCTGTGGCGGCACCCGACACCAGCATCACGCTACTGTCCGATACCCCTTTACCCGTTATCGACGCGACGCTGGGTGTCGCGCTGCGTGACGGTTGGATTCTTCCTTCATAA
- a CDS encoding ABC transporter substrate-binding protein, which translates to MRTSFNALMLASGLLLAAASQAEDAPSGKLVLYTSQAPEIAQQTVDAFKAAYPNVQVEWTRNGTTQLMNVLQTEMMSGGAKPDVLLIADAINLGALKNQNQLYSYTDAPLSHINPSFYDKDKTFFGTKIIATVIAYNTQHAQPIDSWNALAVEANKGQIAVPSPLYSGAALYKLHTDINTPTIGWNFYKKLAAIGVAPQGGNGPALKAVASGLDKYGIITDADVILAKKKGSPVDLVYPKEGVSYVTEPVAIMKSVHNLPAAKAFVNFMLSEQGQKLVVEQGNRPVDDRVSAPAGFTPINKIKLLTPDVAKAIKEDATVRDQFTALFGG; encoded by the coding sequence ATGCGCACGTCGTTTAACGCTTTGATGTTAGCCAGTGGATTACTGCTTGCCGCCGCCAGCCAGGCGGAAGATGCACCCTCCGGGAAGCTGGTGCTTTACACCTCGCAGGCGCCAGAAATCGCGCAGCAAACCGTGGATGCGTTTAAAGCCGCCTATCCGAACGTGCAAGTGGAGTGGACGCGCAACGGCACTACACAGCTGATGAACGTGTTGCAGACCGAGATGATGAGCGGCGGGGCCAAGCCCGATGTGTTGCTGATTGCCGATGCCATCAACCTTGGCGCGCTGAAAAACCAGAATCAGCTTTACAGCTACACGGATGCCCCGCTGAGCCACATCAACCCTTCGTTTTACGATAAAGATAAAACCTTCTTCGGCACCAAAATCATCGCCACGGTGATTGCGTACAACACCCAACACGCACAGCCGATCGACAGCTGGAACGCGCTGGCGGTGGAAGCCAACAAAGGCCAGATCGCCGTGCCAAGCCCACTTTACTCTGGCGCGGCGCTCTACAAACTGCACACCGACATCAATACGCCAACCATTGGCTGGAACTTCTATAAGAAGCTTGCAGCAATCGGCGTGGCACCGCAGGGCGGTAACGGCCCGGCGCTGAAAGCGGTGGCCAGCGGGCTGGATAAATACGGCATCATCACCGATGCCGACGTGATTCTGGCGAAGAAAAAAGGTTCGCCGGTGGATCTGGTGTATCCGAAAGAGGGCGTTTCTTACGTCACCGAGCCGGTTGCCATCATGAAATCGGTACATAACCTGCCAGCCGCCAAAGCCTTTGTGAATTTTATGCTGTCCGAGCAAGGCCAGAAGCTGGTGGTCGAGCAGGGTAACCGTCCGGTTGACGATCGCGTTTCTGCGCCGGCAGGCTTCACGCCGATCAACAAAATCAAGCTGCTGACGCCTGATGTGGCGAAAGCCATCAAGGAAGATGCCACGGTGCGCGATCAGTTCACCGCGCTGTTTGGCGGCTAA
- a CDS encoding ABC transporter permease: MSVVSNEWRNATRGVQRLRFNSEKLVLALMVLLIGLLSVAPLVRLVWTAIAPQGVPDMARLMRLIASDRVLIASGNTLLIALSSTLISVLLGTAAAWLVALSDLRAKTAWVFAFILPLMIPPQVTALAWLQALAPSSPLALLFGSLGLPWFAPGEQPLYSLSGIVLLLGTHNAPLVFLTVRAGLRRLPADLVEAAQVSGASRTRVLFTIILPLARPAIFAGAALTFVAAAGNFGIQAMLGIPARVPTLITLVYQQLNGIGPSALPNTAVYALLIAVITLAGMAASAWLGGRHDVRVNGAPRLWQQSLGRGRMAIEGAAWLWMALTLLLPISALLITALTSGFGQALTWQTLTLENFRSALWGYPAVRHAFITSLGLTSLAAIILTATALFLAYFLSWRRTKLVRGLWLASELTYALPGIVTGVAAMLFFLRPLPIINVSLYGTVWIILAAYLANFLALVLRPTLAGFAQLEPALDEAARLCGAGFMRRMRDILLPLAAPSALAGTVLVFLTALNEIQVSVLLVTSQTQTIGPTIVFLDEGGSASLAAAVGCLMILVVCLLMGLATRLARRLPQGVLPWQA, encoded by the coding sequence ATGAGCGTGGTGAGCAACGAATGGCGTAACGCGACGCGAGGCGTTCAACGCCTCCGTTTCAACAGTGAAAAGCTGGTCTTGGCGCTGATGGTGCTGCTGATTGGCCTGCTGTCGGTTGCGCCCTTAGTGCGACTGGTATGGACGGCGATTGCGCCGCAGGGCGTGCCGGATATGGCACGTCTGATGCGCCTGATCGCCAGCGACCGCGTATTGATCGCCAGCGGCAATACTTTGCTCATCGCGCTGAGCTCGACCCTGATTTCCGTGCTGCTGGGTACTGCCGCCGCCTGGCTGGTGGCGCTCAGCGATTTACGCGCGAAAACGGCCTGGGTCTTCGCCTTTATCCTGCCGCTGATGATTCCACCGCAGGTCACGGCACTCGCCTGGCTCCAGGCGTTGGCCCCGTCGAGCCCGTTAGCGCTGCTGTTTGGCTCGCTGGGTTTGCCGTGGTTTGCGCCGGGCGAGCAGCCGCTCTATTCGCTGAGTGGCATTGTCCTGCTGCTGGGCACCCACAATGCGCCACTGGTGTTTCTTACGGTACGCGCGGGTTTACGCCGCCTGCCCGCAGACCTGGTGGAAGCGGCGCAGGTTAGCGGGGCATCCCGCACTCGCGTGCTGTTCACCATTATTCTGCCGCTGGCACGACCGGCGATCTTTGCCGGGGCGGCACTGACCTTTGTTGCCGCCGCCGGTAACTTTGGTATTCAGGCGATGCTCGGTATCCCTGCGCGGGTGCCGACACTCATCACGCTGGTGTATCAGCAGCTCAACGGTATTGGCCCCAGCGCTCTTCCGAACACAGCCGTTTATGCGCTGCTGATCGCGGTGATTACGCTGGCGGGCATGGCGGCCAGCGCCTGGCTGGGCGGACGCCACGATGTGCGCGTCAACGGCGCACCGCGCCTGTGGCAGCAGTCATTGGGGCGTGGACGCATGGCGATTGAAGGGGCGGCCTGGTTGTGGATGGCGCTGACGCTGCTGCTGCCCATCAGTGCGCTGTTGATTACCGCGCTGACCAGCGGATTTGGTCAGGCGCTGACATGGCAAACCCTGACGCTGGAGAACTTCCGTAGCGCGCTGTGGGGCTATCCCGCGGTGCGACACGCGTTTATCACCAGTCTGGGATTAACCTCGCTGGCCGCGATCATTTTGACCGCCACTGCGCTCTTCCTTGCCTATTTCCTTAGCTGGCGGCGGACCAAACTGGTACGTGGCCTGTGGCTGGCCAGTGAACTGACCTACGCATTGCCGGGCATTGTTACCGGCGTCGCCGCAATGCTGTTCTTTCTGCGTCCGCTGCCGATTATCAATGTGTCGCTGTATGGCACGGTGTGGATCATCCTCGCGGCCTATCTCGCCAACTTCCTCGCGCTGGTGCTGCGCCCAACGCTGGCAGGATTCGCCCAGCTCGAACCGGCATTAGATGAAGCGGCACGGCTGTGCGGTGCCGGATTTATGCGTCGTATGCGCGATATTTTGCTGCCGTTAGCGGCGCCTTCTGCGCTGGCGGGCACGGTGCTGGTGTTCCTCACCGCACTCAATGAAATTCAGGTCTCGGTATTGCTGGTCACTTCGCAAACCCAGACCATCGGACCCACCATCGTGTTTCTGGACGAAGGGGGCTCCGCCTCGCTGGCGGCCGCGGTAGGCTGCCTGATGATTCTGGTCGTCTGTTTGCTGATGGGACTGGCAACGCGGCTGGCGCGGCGATTGCCGCAAGGGGTATTGCCATGGCAAGCGTAA
- a CDS encoding MBL fold metallo-hydrolase, with protein MASVTVISGVGGKLPAAFLLEIDGYRLLMDLGAGPQPGVRPDIPAIGRVDALCLTHSHIDHAASLDCWGQIGSPPVYATEQTWLQLGDVAVPMYARRLLPLRGQSAIGPLNLFTGRSGHSPGSVWFHLPVAGGITYMGDWSREALLLPFDCPPQAKLLITDASYGDRNQRLSEQMDALAIAACNGAVVAVPEHGRGPEMALQLVARGLAVQLCPQIRSEVTQLLAMDKLPAATVLGLVRLLQQPQPEQWLPTSVIVAADAVADHGLAAQLSQRDGFRLIFSSHVAAGTRAAELLATQQARWLPWNVHPPLDDQQWLIDKTGAQRVVPAFVAAAECPQLAASAPLCWQALIPLQCHLESPRFPREHRQRSIIS; from the coding sequence ATGGCAAGCGTAACGGTGATCAGCGGTGTGGGTGGCAAGCTGCCTGCGGCATTTTTGCTGGAGATTGATGGCTATCGATTACTCATGGATCTTGGCGCCGGGCCACAGCCCGGCGTGCGCCCGGATATTCCAGCCATTGGTCGTGTAGACGCACTGTGCCTGACGCATTCACACATTGATCATGCTGCTTCGCTCGATTGCTGGGGGCAAATTGGTTCCCCGCCCGTCTATGCCACCGAACAGACTTGGCTGCAGTTAGGCGACGTCGCGGTGCCGATGTATGCGCGCCGTCTGCTGCCGTTACGCGGTCAGAGCGCGATTGGCCCGCTTAACCTGTTTACTGGCCGCAGTGGCCATTCACCCGGTTCGGTGTGGTTTCATCTACCGGTTGCGGGCGGTATCACCTACATGGGGGACTGGAGCCGTGAAGCGTTGCTGCTGCCTTTTGACTGCCCGCCCCAGGCAAAATTACTGATCACCGATGCGTCCTACGGTGACCGTAATCAGCGCCTCAGTGAGCAGATGGACGCGCTGGCGATAGCCGCCTGCAACGGTGCGGTGGTGGCGGTGCCGGAACACGGACGCGGGCCGGAGATGGCATTACAGCTGGTGGCGCGTGGTCTGGCTGTGCAACTCTGTCCGCAAATCCGCAGCGAAGTTACCCAATTGCTGGCGATGGATAAGTTACCGGCTGCGACGGTGTTAGGTTTGGTGCGTCTGTTGCAACAGCCACAGCCGGAGCAGTGGTTGCCCACCAGCGTGATCGTTGCGGCGGATGCGGTGGCCGATCACGGCTTAGCGGCCCAGCTCAGTCAACGAGATGGCTTCCGTCTGATCTTCAGTAGCCACGTAGCAGCGGGCACGCGCGCAGCGGAACTACTGGCTACCCAGCAGGCTCGCTGGCTGCCGTGGAACGTGCATCCCCCGCTGGATGACCAACAGTGGCTGATCGACAAAACCGGCGCACAGCGGGTGGTCCCGGCATTTGTCGCGGCGGCGGAATGCCCACAATTGGCCGCCAGCGCACCGCTATGCTGGCAGGCGCTCATTCCTCTGCAATGTCATCTTGAGAGTCCCCGCTTTCCCCGTGAGCACCGTCAACGCAGCATAATAAGTTGA